The DNA segment AATAAGTCACAAccactctctctccatttctgatgtgagattcagttcatttctACATCCATCACCATCTCTTATGGTTGCTCCTTACTTAGGTCTTCTACCCTAACGCCACCCACTCCTAACAGAATCATTACAAAGTCACATAATCAATAACAATAGAGCTGATGGGATGATAGGGTCTGGGTACAACTGCAACACTGCGAGACCTTATTCCTAAGCATTGACGGATCTAGAAAGGACTTAGGGAGAGCTTATGTAACATCCAGGCCTAATACCATGTATAAATTGTCCGTTTTCGCttaaatccaacaccttgggcctcACAGCTTTATACCGCCTTTACATGTATTGGATGCCACCTTATTAATAAGACCCGgtcactctctctccatttccgaaGTGAGATTCAGTTTATCCATGTTCTATCATCATCCACTGGGGTCGCTCATTGATCAGGCTTTCAACCCTGGCGCCACCCACTACGGACCGAATCGTTACAGCTTAAGAACCTACTGATCATCGGAAAATGTAAAGACAAGATTGATGATAGGTGAAGAtaatattttagaatttatttcGATACGTTTAAAATTCTCATCTTGGGGCTTAATACCTCCtcagcctcctgaacttgtctcTTTTTGTCACATAGCCTCCTATATTTATTGGCAAACCTTTCATCCTCTAAACTTAACAATTATAACACATTTAGCCTATTTTTAtccagtcttgatcacatgcaccttaatgagcatgtagaatttgctcattcaccgttagatctaagcTTATTGGAATACTAAGGTGGAAATTCAAAGCATCccgaggcttagatttaataagcctatatctgacgctaaatgagcaaattcacttgctcattaagatgCATGTGAAAATTACTGATTTTTACCTACATGATAGTGGCACGACACATACATGTAGGAAAAAATGGGCTAAATGTGTTATAATTGCTGAGTTTAGGAGTATGTGCCATATCACTATCATGTAGGCAAAATGAAGCTAAATATGTTACAATTTTTAAGTTTAGGGGTTGAAAGGTTGACCACTAAATAAAACGGGTTAGGTGACAAAAAAAAGAGAGGACAAGTTTAGGAGGCTGGGGAAATATAAAGCCTAATCAGGGGCATATACAGGGGGATTGGCTCCTCCGGCACCAAAACCATCGTGACTAGGGATGGTTCCAGTCCTCTGTCTTCAAGAAATATTTATGGAGTGCAAAATTAATACTTCAAAATTGACCCAGCCTGTTAAGTTtttcctaaatccaaatttttaattttttttttggcttttagattctccctaaatccaaatttttatttttttatctgttaaatcatttttaaatctaaatttctaaattttttgatATATTAGGCatctaaattaattttttaggacttttatattgttatttaaaaattaattattgacCACTTATCACACGTATAcatatgaaattttttgaacaaattctactagcaattttttttatacatacaCGTGTAAAATCAACCCATCAACCCAACCGATAAATTATGTATTTGCCACTAAACCTAATCACTATAATATTCGTTGAGGTAAAGTTGAGTGAATTTATCCTTTATGATGCATCATAGAAATAAAAGTTATATATCGGATaagattgatttttttttttttcacaaatagtccaattttattattatgctAGAAAAGTTAGctcaattttatcattattatagggtttaatatatcaattatcttttgaacttgtctaaaaaatttgattggtctttaaacttttaaaatattctGTTACTCATTtttaacttgtataaaatattcagttagctaaTTTGTACAacatgtaatcaattgatcaatcggttgtaaaaaagtaagttacatgcggaagatgtattgtacGAGTCTTAAgaaaagtaaaacgatcaaaaTCGGGGtatacggttctaatattagagaagacaggttttatagttgagtaagtaataacttcttttttaatctatttttgaattatgtaataacattctaagatacgtggaatacatcttccgcatttaacttacttttttacgaccgagtgatcaattgattacattttatacaagttcagggagctaactgaacattttatataagttgaTGAGACTATCGGGACATGTTGAAAGTTCATGGAGCCAATCAACCTTTTTAGATAAATTCAAAAgacaaataatatattaaaccttattataaaaaaaaatcgaattcaATTTCATCGTTTTCTAAATAAATAGGAATAAAAATCATGAACAAAATTCAGTGGAAACTACTACTACTAAAATTGAGCTAATATTAGTATACAATATGAACAAGATTAAACCGTTTTATACGGCAAAATTTTAGTGAACCGACAAAATCGAAAAACCTtaacattaaaatcaaataatccaacattaattaattacgaaATCTAGATCACCTATATTTAGCCTTAATTAATTCCGGATAAGTTtttataaaaaaggaaaaataaattctGGATACGTTTTAATAAATTAAGAGATAAGGTAGTACTAATataattgggtaaattacacctatggccactaccattttaacattgtggccactgaacttcaattgtcaacagtatgaccactgaactttacactttttaatatcggtggccactcaacacctcaaaacgaccattgacggtcTTAAGATAAAAActttgaagagttaatgatattctaagaaattttaattcttgaaattttcgttttgaggttatttagatgttgtttggttaggagagagaaagtaaatttttagaaagagagctccaaaaaatgtgattttggaaaataaaaaatatggtttcatgttaaatgtcgttctgaacgaCTTTagttcttgaatattttcattttgaggtcgttaacggtcattttgaggagttagttaaaattgagtgaccactaatgttaaaaagtgtaaagttcagtagccacaccgttaaaaattaaagttcaatggccataatgttaaaataggtaaagtttaatggccatagatgtaatttaccctaatataATTGTTGAGTTAACTCGTTCACACTTAGGTGTCACATCATCACGTACCTTTTCATATCTATTAGAAGTATCTGTTATGGAGGATATTCTATACATATTTTGATATGTGTAATATAAACTCACACATATTATAAAAGCtcaactattttatttattcaatagGATCACAATACACGTATCCAAATGTGAAATAACGGTCATTTAAAAGACATGAAAGACTGAGTGCTTAATGTAAGAACTCCTAAAATGTGAGGATCTATTTAGTTTATATGTTGCTGTTTGCTTTTAGATCCGTTTGGTATATTGTAATGAACATTGTAATGGAATGCTCATGTAATGGAAACTCGTTATCATGTTTGGTTAGTTAATTGTTTTTATCGTAGTGGAATCACAAATACATCActctatttttctttacaaatttatgtaatgaaCATTACAACAAAAATATAGATGAATTCCCATTACGACTagtctttctattttttattattaatgacGAACAAATGggaaatatatgaaaaaaacatGGAAAtacgaaaaacagaaaaaccgaaaatgagaaaaaacgcaaaaaatagaaaaacgggAAACgggaaaaaaaagggaaaaacggtgaaaacgagaaaaattcTAGGGACACTTTACAAGTGAATTATTGGATACTTGCGTACTAGCCCTATCATTTTTAATTCGTATGATTGAAGAATCAATATAATATATGTAAACTCTCTAAACTTTTCACATTTTTCACAGTTTTACGTGTTGCATCTTCCCATTTTTCTCGTTATCTTcttgttttcgtgtttttcacaattttcttttttatatgtttttcgttaattttaattatgtaaataaaattttataattatatttaagtaaacataaatattataatGGTAATCACAAtctatcaaattttttttttaaaatttgacaaCCAAATATGGTAGTGGAATCACtgttccattccattacattacaactttgattgtattacaattttaattaggcttaatacatcatttaccccctgaacttgtccaaaaagcttggttggccccctgaactttcaaagtgtcccgataaccccctcaacttgcataaaatgttcaggtagccccctgaacttgcgcaaaatgtaatcaattgatcacccGGTTGCAATAAAAGTAatttaaatgcggaagatgtattgcacgagtcttaaaaaaagtgaAACGATCAAAATCGGGGtatacggttctaatattagagaagacaagttttatagttgaacaagtaataacttcccttttaatctatttttgaattatgtaataacattataagatgcgtggaatacatctttcgcATTTACCTTActttttttacgaccgagtgatcaattgattacattttatgcaagttcagggtgctaactgaacattttatgcaagttgagggagctatcagacattttgaaagtttagggggccaaccaagctttttggacaagttcagggagcaaatgatgtattaaaccttttaattacattacattgcattacaacATACCAAACCGGGCATTAGTTGTCTATGATATTAGTTATTTTTTTCTGATAAGAGCAGGTGTTTCAAAATTTTACTAAACACTTTCTATGTTTCATGTTTAGAATTAGGAGgaaaaaaatagtttaaaaaaattaaatcaaatggCCACTAAATCACGATCCTCTGATGTATTAATTTCTGTTACTGAGACATTTAATTGCGGCATTTTACGGCCATCAATtttaaacataatataaaagttCTACACTTTACCATCCTTTCGTGCGGGTCGGAACTTACCCGATAAGGAATTTTGCTACCTTAAGGTTGTTGTAGTTAAGATCGCCATTTACCAGGGTTTCGATCACTGGCTCCCCTGTTATTAGGTCACCAACTTCCTTAACCTTCCGACACTGGGCATGCGTCAACCCTCATATATGGTCTTACGACTTTGTGGAGACTTGTGTTTTTGGTAAACAGTTGCTCGGACCTGGTCACTGTAATCCCCTTTGTGAGGAGGCACCCTTTCTCCCGAAGTTACGGGGTATTTTATTGAGTTCCTTATAAAGAGTTGTCTGGCtaacaaaaaaatcaattatgaaaataaacGGCATTAAGATGGCAATTGatgatctcaaaattaaaaaattaaatttatttagaatcacattttttatgaaaagatatttttaattttttaaatgttcAAATCATCATTTAGAGatttttttattctaaataatcactttttttttctaacaAAACAATTTAATAATCATAGTTTCATTTTCAAAAGTTTTGTTCTACAATAACGACTTACTTGATATTGAGCATAAAGCTTTAATttcttatatataaatatacaaaaaaaatatatatatctatatatatataaatttagtaCACATAAATTACGACAAAACTACCATAAGCATCTTTATTAGTGGATTTTAGATTCGTGGCTAACATTGAGTGATTAAAGGATAAAGAATTTTTACGTTAATGAATGAAAAAGTTTAAGGACTCTTCGtttatttaaaattcatatttttttgataTATGCTTTGAAATATAAGACgttgaaaaattttatactcgtcaaccattttttttaagaaattgaggaaaatattttacctttctaaaaattttaaaacattttttttaagtttttggaATCCAACTCCTTtcattcttattttttttaaaataatagtcgcccaccattttttttttctattgctagccaaacaccaaaaaatattttgtttttcgCCATCAATTTTAATCCTATATCTTtcaaaacacaatatttttcAACGGATCtaatatatgattttaaattcAGAAAGTAAGATAAAAATGGGGGACCATATATATTTTGGGTGAATTAAACCCATGATCactaaattttatctattttaatattgtggctattgaactttacatttttaacACTGATAGCCACTAAATTTTAACCAACtccttaaaatgaccgttaacgacctcaaaatgaaaatattcaaagaTTAAAATTGTTAAGAACAACAATTACcataaaaccacattttttattttccaaaatcacatttttttatagttttctctctctaaaaattgactctctctcctaaccaaacaacacttaaatgacctcaaaacgaaaattttcagaaattaaagttctataaaatattattaactcttcgaattttttattttgagtccgtcaacggtcgttttgaagTGTTGAGTGGCtaccggtattaaaaagtgtaaaatcaCAGCCATActtttaagaattgaagttcatcgacaataatattaaaatgggtaaaattcactagccatgaatgtaatttacccttcaggacataaagaaagaaagataaaaaTGGTGAAACCATCAACCAACCTCTGACCCCGATTCCCAACTATAGAAACCCGGGGTATATTACAcccatggtcactgaactttgatcattttaatattatagtcactgaacttcaattttcaACGGTATGGTTATTAAACTTCACTTTTTAACACTGTCTACTCAACTTTAACCAAATCCTCAAAATAACTgttaacaatctcaaaataaaaatattcaagaattaaaattgttcagaacgatatttatcatcaaaaccacattttttattttccaaaatcacatgtttggagctttctctctctaaaaattcaatttcccccttctaaccaaacaacacctaaatgatctcaaaacaaaaaatttcaagaattaaaattccttagaatatcattaactcttcaatttttttattttcagatcGTCAatagtcgttttgaggcgttgagtgaccaccgtaagaattgaagtttagggACTATAATGTTAAATAGGTAACGATTACtaaccatgggtgtaatttaccctagaaACCCGCCACTTAGAAAAACACGTGCCGCCGTCGCGCGTGGTGATCTCATTGGAGAAGAAGAGATATATCGTATAAACACAGCACACTCACACACACATGCATTTGCTGACAATAATGCTAAGTTCAtagtttggtttttctttaataatttttccttttctagagagagaaattaaagaaaacaGTAAAGAAattgtagagagagagagagagaaagcttccattgattctctctctatctccatctCTTTCTCTTCCTATCTGTGTACCTTTTTCTTCCACATTTTCTACCTTTCTTTTTCCCTCTTATTCTGCTCTCTCTTGCTTTTTCTTCCACATCTTTTTCACAGGTTAGGTCTTTTTCTTTATGTTTATGCTTCAATTTTAAAGAATCTCTGAATTTTTGTGATAGAAAATTCATTGAATCTTAGCTCTTAAGCTTCTCCTACTTTTCAAAAGTTGTTTTAGTACTGACCAGTAAAATTTGCTTCCAATTCTGTTCTCCATTGGTTCAGTTCTTCTTATgtgagtccttttttttttttttctgtttttgaagTGTTGAACTGGTGGAAAGATCATTGACTTGAGTtcatggtattttttttttctgaaataaTTTTGGATTGTTTCGTTTTTCAGATTGGAGAGTAAGTTAATGATTGATGCTGCGGAGTTGGATATAATTGAGATAGAGACAGAGATCAATCGGAATGAAGAGATCTGGTAGAATGTATTTGAATTTGGCGATCTATCTAAAGGTCATAATCGGTTTTGTTTTGATCTGTGCCGCAACTATTTCGCATGGAGTAACTAATCCTACTGATGGTAATTGAATtacgtgttttttttttttttttttggtaatttgATAGTGATATTTTGGCTAATGTGGTATGCACAAGGAAACTATCTTGTGAGCTCGTTTCAGATTTTATTTCTGTTAAACACAACTGAGCTATGTTGCCGGGGAACGGCGACGGAATCGGAAAATGCTGTTTCTATAAAAATATAGCTAGGAAACGATAATAGAAACGGAAACGGACATGACGAAACGCCGGAACGCTAGTGACGAAGAGTTTCTGTGCAACATAGCAACTGAGTGATTGAATagcaaagaaataaggattgagataaggtgcaaaaataccactAATGTTTACaaccatgagcaattttacacctaatgtctaaaatggtgcgattttacccctaacatcggCACcgaagagtaattttactcctaatgttaAGTTGGGTTAATTTTACTTGTGGTGGTAAACATtatagggtatttttgcaccttatcccaatAAGGATTATACTTGAGTTGAAAATTATAGCATTCCTGTACTATGCTTTTGTGTCTTCTATTGCTGTTGGTTAGTTATGTTCttgttaattttgttattgTTATATGGAGCTTTGAATCTTATCACCTGCATTATTTTGATTGAATTAGTTGCTGCAATTAATAGCTTGTATGCTTCACTGGGATCTCCTGTACTGCCTGGGTGGGTTGCTTCTGCGGGAGACCCTTGTGGCGAAGGGTGGCAAGGTGTTGCGTGTCAGGCTTCGGATATTGTATCTATGTAAGTaaatttgatattattatttgttgttcTTTATAAATCTTGGTCACTTCAGTTTCTTGAAATTGATAATGTATCACCCCTATGTTTGCCAATTGTTGGTTTTTATAGAGTTCTTAATGGTGCTAATTTGGGAGGTGAACTTGGTACTCAGTTGGCATCATTTAGTTCTATCAGAACCATGTAAGTTGAAGGCATTAAGGATCTGTTTCGTATGTTATACTTTGGGGTGCTTAAACATTTTCTCTGTTGTAATGAATTATTGTGTTATGTTTCAGAGATTTAAGTAGCAACCACATTGGAGGAACCATCCCATCCAATCTGCCCGTGACAATGCAAAACTTGTATGTCCGTCCACCCTTGACAAGAAATGTGATGCCATTATCATCTATCAAAGTCCTTATCCCCTGAGATTAGATTTCAGATGCCTGTTCTCTACTGTGACTGTCTATGCTAGAATTCTGATAAAATTTATCTTTGACAGTTTCCTTGCAGCAAATAATTTAACTGGAACTATCCCAGATACACTCTCCTCTCTAACGTCATTGACAGCCATGTAAGTATTGTTTCCCCTGTTCGTTTTTTTTGCCAAGTGGTTCTTGGTCTCAATTTTATACTTATCATgcttatttttgtactttatgGATGCAGGTCTTTGAACGACAATCTTTTAAGTGGAGAGATACCAGATTCTTTCCAGTTGCTTACAGGATTGATCAATTTGTAGGTTCTTATTCTGAAGTTAACTTGCTATTCGACTCTAGGTTGTCTCTTTAAGGTAACAGTTGATGGAACAACTTATTTTTGTGCAGAGACTTGTCCAACAACAATTTCAGTGGGCAGCTGCCTCCTTCTTTTGGAAATTTGATTCAGCTTACCACCTTGTAAGTGTTTTTAATATCTATTCCAATGACTATTTTTTCATATGATAAAAGCTGACAGCTTAGTTGGCAGACGTTTGGAGGAAAATCACATCTCTGGGACCCTTGATGTTCTTCAAGATCTGCCTTTGAAAGATTTGTAATATTTCCAATATCTTTGATTTTATATTTGGGAATCAATGTTGCCAAGTCTATATAGTTCAATTCAATGATCCGAGGCTATTCTTTCCTTTCATTGACCAGAAATATAGACAACAACCTCTTCTCCGGACCCATACCTGACAAGATGCTAGCCATTCCAAATTTCAGGTGAGCCTTGCAATGTATTTTGCCATTCCTGCTGCGAATGTGTGCAAGTAAATGCAATTATATCAATGTCAATGTCAATGTCAACAACTTAGATGTTGCTGTGTTGCAGTTCAGGTTCTTCTTGGTAAACCTTAACTATATGAAAACTTCCTGAAGTCAGTAAATTAAGTAATGATGCTGAGATCAATATTCGTGCTCCAACTTAAGAGGGGCGTATTAGAATGTTGCCGAATTTTTGTACATATGGTGTAATATCTGATGTGCTTAATTCAGGTCTGACATTAgacttattatatatatatgcctaTTTCAGAACCAATACCTGTATATATGTACTCAATGTTCatgtaataaaataataatacatattAGAACTTCTGTCCAATGTTAGCTTTCCCTAGTGGCTGGGCAATTTAGGTTTCTGTAACATGGCTGTACTATGAAAGCGATAGTATGCCCTTTTTTTTGAATGATTGTTGGGTATTGAAGAGGCTGGGTTTAGAATACACGACCTCCCctgccattttgttgaggtgtagcAATTGGAGTAATTCAATCAGAAAACGGTATCAAGATGATACTAAATGTGTAACAACTCATTGAAATGTGTTATGAATTTTATGTTACTTCTTTATATGCATAGTGCTTCACTTTCTGATGCATCAGTCCAAAACACCATGTGCCAATTGGTTTCTAAAGAATCAAGTAATCTTTCTGGCAGCAAATATTATGTGGAATTTCTTGAATGAAGCAATTTCTTTCTTCTGCTTCGATTCTACTATATTTGGCATCTATACTCTCGAAAGTCTTCCATGTTGTTGCCAGTGAAGGAATCAGATATCTATTTGGAATAAGAGAACTTTTGTCTTTGGTTCACTAGATTGTTTTCTAATATTGGTACTCCTCTGCAGCAAAGTTGGGAATCTCTTCAATGTTTCCATTGCTCCAGTACCTGCACCATTATCCCCATTGACACCACCACCATCTCCAAGTGTCCTTGGAGCACCACCTCcaccatcttcatcatcttcaccatcTCCACCTTCATCTGGAAAATCACCTGGCAAACAGAGTGAAGGGCCATCTTCACCAGAGGAATCAAGTGCTGGAGGAAAAAAATTTCTGACTACTAAGAGAGTTGTTTGGATATCAATTGCAGGAGTTCTGTTGTTTATAATTTTGGCAATAGGACTGTTGCTTTTTATGCCAAAATGTAATAGACGGAGGAGGGAGGAGGCTGGTAGAATTTCCAAGCTCCATCAAGTTGGTGCCTACAGAGGCAACAGAGAGAATCCAAGGGAACATGGGCCCTTGGCCTTACCAACTAATgaaactgaaaaaggcaaaaaacTTGCAAATTAATTTACATGCTTATAATTTCTTAAGGTTTAATTTCTCATATGAATGACACAGTTTCTGGTGGCAGGTGCAAAGGAAACTATGGCGCAGCCAAAGGAGGATAAACCAAAGCCACAACCTGTGCATGAGAGAATTATGCCAAGAATACCAAAGCGGGATGATTATGGAATTGATATGAGGAGATTAGATTCTTTTGACATGACCGCTCCacctccaccaccacctcccCCTCCTCTGCCACCTCCTTCCTCTACCCCGCCACCTCCCCCTCTATCCACAGTGGAGAAGGTAATTGTTACACCAATTGTGCCAGCAGAAGCAAGTTACCAAAGGCCTCCCCCTAAAGCTCAGAACCAACTAGTTTCTGCTAGGTCTTTTACAATTGCATCCCTTCAGCAGTATACAAACAGCTTTTCTCAAGATAACCTTATTGGAGGAGGTATGCTGGGAAATGTTTATAGAGCAGAGCTGCCCAACGGGAAGGT comes from the Euphorbia lathyris chromosome 5, ddEupLath1.1, whole genome shotgun sequence genome and includes:
- the LOC136228617 gene encoding protein STRUBBELIG-RECEPTOR FAMILY 3-like isoform X1: MKRSGRMYLNLAIYLKVIIGFVLICAATISHGVTNPTDVAAINSLYASLGSPVLPGWVASAGDPCGEGWQGVACQASDIVSIVLNGANLGGELGTQLASFSSIRTIDLSSNHIGGTIPSNLPVTMQNFFLAANNLTGTIPDTLSSLTSLTAMSLNDNLLSGEIPDSFQLLTGLINLDLSNNNFSGQLPPSFGNLIQLTTLRLEENHISGTLDVLQDLPLKDLNIDNNLFSGPIPDKMLAIPNFSKVGNLFNVSIAPVPAPLSPLTPPPSPSVLGAPPPPSSSSSPSPPSSGKSPGKQSEGPSSPEESSAGGKKFLTTKRVVWISIAGVLLFIILAIGLLLFMPKCNRRRREEAGRISKLHQVGAYRGNRENPREHGPLALPTNETEKGAKETMAQPKEDKPKPQPVHERIMPRIPKRDDYGIDMRRLDSFDMTAPPPPPPPPPLPPPSSTPPPPPLSTVEKVIVTPIVPAEASYQRPPPKAQNQLVSARSFTIASLQQYTNSFSQDNLIGGGMLGNVYRAELPNGKLLAVKKLDKKVSSQQKDEEFLELVNNIDRIRHANVVELVGYCAEHGQRLLIYEYCNNGTLQDVLHSSDDELKKNLSWNTRIRMALGAARALEYLHEVCHPPIVHRNFKSANILLDEDLDVRVSDCGLAPLISSGSVSQLSGHLLTAYGYGAPEFETGIYTDQSDVFSFGVVMLELLTGRKSHDRTRNRGEQFLVRWAIPQLHDIDALSKMVDPSLNGQYPAKSLSHFADIISRCVQTQPEFRPPMSEVVQDLTDMIRREHPNSRPSNESIGD
- the LOC136228617 gene encoding protein STRUBBELIG-RECEPTOR FAMILY 3-like isoform X2; the protein is MQNFFLAANNLTGTIPDTLSSLTSLTAMSLNDNLLSGEIPDSFQLLTGLINLDLSNNNFSGQLPPSFGNLIQLTTLRLEENHISGTLDVLQDLPLKDLNIDNNLFSGPIPDKMLAIPNFSKVGNLFNVSIAPVPAPLSPLTPPPSPSVLGAPPPPSSSSSPSPPSSGKSPGKQSEGPSSPEESSAGGKKFLTTKRVVWISIAGVLLFIILAIGLLLFMPKCNRRRREEAGRISKLHQVGAYRGNRENPREHGPLALPTNETEKGAKETMAQPKEDKPKPQPVHERIMPRIPKRDDYGIDMRRLDSFDMTAPPPPPPPPPLPPPSSTPPPPPLSTVEKVIVTPIVPAEASYQRPPPKAQNQLVSARSFTIASLQQYTNSFSQDNLIGGGMLGNVYRAELPNGKLLAVKKLDKKVSSQQKDEEFLELVNNIDRIRHANVVELVGYCAEHGQRLLIYEYCNNGTLQDVLHSSDDELKKNLSWNTRIRMALGAARALEYLHEVCHPPIVHRNFKSANILLDEDLDVRVSDCGLAPLISSGSVSQLSGHLLTAYGYGAPEFETGIYTDQSDVFSFGVVMLELLTGRKSHDRTRNRGEQFLVRWAIPQLHDIDALSKMVDPSLNGQYPAKSLSHFADIISRCVQTQPEFRPPMSEVVQDLTDMIRREHPNSRPSNESIGD